A genomic region of Nostoc sp. UHCC 0702 contains the following coding sequences:
- a CDS encoding TetR/AcrR family transcriptional regulator, which produces MSKGEETKARILQQAAELFNQQGYAGSSMSDIMRVTGLQKGGIYNHFQSKDELALQAFDFAIAHINQHNRAALRNKHHAVERLQAMIDIFRNYVDNPPIKGGCPLLNTAVESDDTHPILKERAQQAMNSWRHLICRILEKGIKKGEIRSEVNADEIATIIIAMLEGAIMMSKLYEDSVHIQRAINHLNQYLESHL; this is translated from the coding sequence ATGTCTAAAGGCGAAGAAACCAAAGCTAGAATTCTGCAACAAGCAGCCGAACTGTTTAACCAACAGGGGTATGCTGGCTCCTCTATGTCAGATATCATGCGTGTGACTGGATTACAGAAAGGAGGAATTTATAATCACTTCCAAAGCAAAGATGAGCTAGCATTGCAGGCTTTTGACTTTGCGATCGCCCACATCAACCAGCATAATAGAGCAGCATTGCGAAACAAACACCATGCAGTTGAACGCTTGCAGGCAATGATTGATATCTTTCGCAACTATGTAGACAACCCACCGATTAAGGGAGGATGTCCACTACTGAATACTGCTGTTGAAAGTGATGATACTCATCCGATATTAAAAGAACGCGCTCAACAGGCGATGAACTCTTGGCGACACCTGATTTGTAGAATTCTGGAAAAGGGAATTAAAAAAGGGGAAATTCGCTCTGAGGTAAATGCTGATGAAATCGCCACCATCATCATTGCCATGTTGGAAGGAGCTATCATGATGAGCAAGTTATACGAAGATTCAGTTCATATACAAAGGGCAATTAATCATTTAAATCAATACCTAGAAAGTCATCTTTAA
- a CDS encoding acyl-CoA thioesterase produces the protein MLTTNKQHRPLEVVLEIPVRTYDIDFAGIVSNIVYIRWLEDLRLKFLDEHWQIDQQMEQGYVPILAGTEIEYKRPIKLIDKVIGRLWLSSLGRLKWIVQAEILSNNELAAVAIQKGAFVNLQNNRPIPIPEELQNKYLESQQVIAISN, from the coding sequence ATGCTCACAACTAACAAACAGCACAGACCACTAGAAGTAGTATTAGAAATACCTGTAAGGACATATGATATCGACTTTGCAGGAATTGTCAGCAACATTGTCTATATCAGATGGCTAGAAGATTTACGCCTAAAGTTCTTAGATGAACACTGGCAAATTGATCAACAAATGGAACAAGGATATGTACCGATTCTGGCAGGAACCGAAATTGAATATAAGCGTCCAATCAAGCTGATTGACAAAGTAATTGGACGTTTATGGCTGAGTAGCTTAGGAAGGCTGAAATGGATTGTGCAAGCTGAAATTTTATCTAATAATGAGTTGGCAGCAGTAGCAATACAAAAGGGTGCATTTGTTAATTTACAGAATAATCGTCCAATTCCAATACCAGAGGAATTGCAAAATAAATATTTAGAGTCTCAGCAAGTTATAGCAATTAGTAATTAG
- a CDS encoding glutathione S-transferase family protein → MLKFYYNPVSPNVRRVWLTLLEKEVPFETVLVKLDGDQLHPDFLEINPFHHIPVVVDDGFRVVESLAILDYLESKYPTPAMLPTEPQQLATVRMVQMVTANELFPKVISLIYESEDSPQFAEAKQHIDQVLKFFTVALGTGTFFGSQQLTLADIVAGAVVPLLPRLGINLSDYPGLTAWFERLMQRPAWQKTELSAEDFEQFKRRVRVLVKLHRHKLNRANK, encoded by the coding sequence ATGCTCAAATTTTACTACAACCCCGTATCGCCTAATGTTCGCCGTGTATGGCTCACCTTATTAGAAAAGGAAGTTCCTTTTGAGACGGTATTGGTTAAACTGGATGGTGATCAATTGCATCCAGATTTTCTAGAAATTAACCCCTTTCATCACATTCCGGTTGTGGTGGATGACGGTTTTCGAGTTGTAGAATCTCTGGCAATTCTGGACTATTTAGAAAGTAAATATCCTACACCTGCAATGCTACCTACCGAACCTCAGCAATTAGCAACAGTGCGGATGGTACAAATGGTGACAGCTAATGAATTATTCCCCAAAGTGATTTCACTGATTTATGAAAGTGAAGACTCACCACAATTTGCAGAAGCTAAACAGCATATAGATCAAGTTCTGAAATTTTTCACAGTGGCTTTAGGCACTGGCACTTTCTTTGGCAGTCAACAATTAACCTTAGCAGATATCGTTGCGGGAGCGGTAGTGCCTTTATTACCAAGGTTAGGTATCAATCTCAGTGATTACCCTGGGCTTACAGCTTGGTTTGAGCGTTTAATGCAACGCCCAGCATGGCAGAAAACAGAACTAAGTGCAGAAGATTTTGAACAATTCAAGCGGCGAGTTAGAGTTTTAGTGAAGCTGCACAGACACAAGTTGAATCGGGCAAACAAATAA